A single window of Polyangiaceae bacterium DNA harbors:
- a CDS encoding Crp/Fnr family transcriptional regulator: MQQGSSAHAIVVLARGRARVERSLLSSDVLPLGYRGAGDMAGESALVGMESYTENVIAMEDCDVVRVPTSTATALLRDDPALMQALVSTVLQRQAEAEERLTSLLFRPVEGRVVEFLLQAMSRWGVPDARGTVISAPITHLEIAKAIGSTRETVTVTLGVLRREGLLATAGRKLIVVDRDALAMRK, translated from the coding sequence GTGCAGCAAGGTTCGAGTGCCCATGCCATCGTGGTTCTCGCGCGTGGTCGGGCTCGGGTCGAGCGCTCGCTTTTGTCGAGCGACGTGTTGCCACTCGGTTATCGCGGCGCCGGTGACATGGCGGGCGAGTCGGCCTTGGTGGGCATGGAGAGCTACACGGAGAACGTCATCGCGATGGAGGATTGCGACGTCGTGCGAGTCCCAACGAGCACGGCGACGGCATTGCTTCGCGACGATCCGGCGCTGATGCAAGCGCTCGTGAGCACCGTGCTTCAGCGTCAGGCCGAGGCTGAAGAGCGGCTGACGTCGCTGCTCTTCCGTCCCGTCGAAGGGCGCGTCGTCGAGTTCCTGCTTCAAGCAATGAGCCGTTGGGGTGTGCCGGATGCGCGGGGCACCGTGATCTCCGCACCGATCACGCATCTCGAGATCGCAAAAGCGATTGGTTCGACGCGTGAAACGGTCACCGTGACGCTTGGCGTGTTGCGTCGCGAGGGACTCTTGGCGACGGCGGGCCGCAAGCTCATCGTCGTCGACCGAGACGCTCTCGCGATGCGCAAGTAA
- a CDS encoding efflux RND transporter permease subunit, with amino-acid sequence MWLVITALKRPYTFIVMSMLIVLMGVFTIRRMPTDIFPEIDIPVISVIFNYGGLPPEEMEKRVVNNYERFLTTVVNDIEHVESQALTGIAIVKVFLQPGASIEAATAQITAASQSAIRQMPPGMTPPLIIRYSASNVPIMQVALESESLSEQQLFDYGVNFIRADIATIKGTQIPWPYGGKQRQIMVDIDPARLYAWGLSPRDVSAAIGLQNVILPSGTAKIGENEYPVLLNSSPAALEELGALPLKTVDGKTIFVRDVANIRDGNLPQQSMVHVGGQRSVLMTILKNGNASTLDVASRIRNMLPATMEKLPKEIRATLLFDQSLFVRAAVDGVVHEAIIAAALTALMILLFLGSWRSTLIVVLSIPLSILVSIIILDALGHTLNTMTLGGMALAVGILVDDATVAIENIHRNLGQKKTFIRAIVDGAQEIAIPAFVSTLCICIVFVPVAFITGAAKSLFIPLALAVVFAMLMSYVLSRTLVPTLVRLMLEREAHEHASSSHHAPKGFFGRIFDAFNRRFDRLRTSYGRLLAYALAHRAPFVAAFLVFVAASVALFPLIGRDFFPRVDAGLIKLHVRGAPGTRLEETEHRIARIEDTIREVIPPREIETMIDNLGIPSSGINLSLSEGALISSADGQILISLKKGHQPTEEYVQKLRAKLNTSYPESTFFFLAPDITTQVLNFGLPAPINVRVVGPIGKDEETYAIAEQIAAKMKKIPGAVDVHLAQVVKRPQLRIEVDRTMADQMGLSQRDVASDLLVSLSSSGVVSPSYWLDKRGVQYLVAVQTPQYAMSSVDALNATPLSTRDGGLQLLSNVAQVSRGVGPVNITHYNVARTYDVQANVERTDLGSVSSAVTRMVDGMKPDLPRGTKVSVTGQVDSMESSFRGLGYGLLFAVVLVYLLMVVNFQSWLDPFVILMALPGAIAGIAWMLFLTHTTLSVPALMGAIMCVGVATANSILVVTFANDQRKLGRDAPTAALAAGMTRLRPVLMTALAMIIGMLPMSLGIGEGGEQNAPLGRAVIGGLILATVTTLFFVPVMYSILRNKAPKTDPLTESL; translated from the coding sequence ATGTGGCTCGTCATCACTGCGCTCAAGCGCCCCTACACCTTCATCGTGATGTCGATGCTCATCGTCCTCATGGGGGTGTTCACGATCCGAAGGATGCCGACGGACATCTTTCCCGAAATCGACATCCCGGTCATCTCCGTCATCTTCAATTACGGCGGCTTGCCACCGGAAGAGATGGAAAAGCGCGTCGTCAACAATTACGAGCGCTTTCTCACGACGGTCGTCAACGATATCGAGCACGTCGAAAGCCAAGCATTGACGGGCATCGCAATCGTCAAGGTGTTTCTTCAGCCGGGCGCGAGCATCGAGGCCGCGACAGCGCAAATCACCGCTGCTTCCCAAAGCGCAATCCGCCAAATGCCCCCCGGCATGACCCCGCCGCTCATCATCCGATACAGCGCCTCCAACGTGCCCATCATGCAAGTCGCGCTGGAGAGCGAATCTTTGAGCGAACAGCAGCTCTTCGATTACGGCGTCAACTTCATTCGCGCCGACATCGCCACCATCAAAGGCACGCAGATTCCCTGGCCCTATGGCGGCAAACAGCGCCAAATCATGGTCGACATCGACCCGGCACGCCTCTACGCCTGGGGGCTTTCGCCGCGTGACGTGAGCGCCGCCATCGGCCTGCAAAACGTCATCCTTCCATCGGGAACCGCGAAAATTGGGGAAAACGAATACCCCGTGCTGCTGAACTCGAGCCCCGCTGCGCTCGAAGAGCTTGGCGCACTGCCGCTCAAAACCGTCGACGGCAAAACGATCTTCGTCCGCGACGTCGCGAACATCCGCGACGGCAACTTGCCCCAACAAAGCATGGTCCACGTGGGCGGCCAGCGCAGCGTGCTGATGACCATTCTGAAAAACGGCAACGCAAGCACGCTCGATGTCGCCTCGCGCATTCGCAACATGCTGCCCGCCACCATGGAAAAGCTGCCCAAGGAGATTCGGGCCACGCTTCTTTTCGATCAATCGCTCTTCGTCCGCGCTGCCGTCGATGGCGTCGTCCACGAAGCCATCATCGCGGCCGCGCTGACGGCGCTCATGATCCTGCTCTTTCTCGGGAGCTGGCGCAGCACGCTCATCGTCGTGCTCAGCATTCCGCTCTCCATCCTCGTCTCCATCATCATCCTCGACGCCCTCGGCCACACGCTCAACACCATGACCCTCGGCGGCATGGCCCTCGCCGTCGGCATCCTCGTCGACGACGCGACCGTCGCCATCGAAAACATCCACCGAAACCTCGGCCAAAAGAAGACCTTCATCCGCGCCATCGTCGACGGCGCGCAAGAGATCGCCATCCCCGCGTTCGTCTCGACGCTGTGCATCTGCATCGTGTTCGTCCCGGTCGCGTTCATCACGGGCGCCGCGAAGTCCCTCTTCATCCCGCTCGCGCTCGCGGTCGTCTTCGCGATGCTCATGTCGTACGTGCTTTCGCGAACGCTCGTTCCAACGCTCGTGCGCCTCATGCTCGAACGCGAAGCGCATGAGCACGCGTCGAGCTCGCATCATGCGCCGAAGGGTTTTTTCGGCCGCATCTTCGACGCGTTCAACCGACGCTTCGATCGGCTGCGCACGTCCTACGGGCGCCTTCTCGCCTACGCGCTCGCGCATCGAGCTCCGTTCGTCGCCGCGTTCCTCGTCTTCGTCGCCGCATCCGTCGCGCTCTTCCCGCTCATCGGCCGCGACTTCTTCCCGCGCGTCGACGCGGGCCTCATCAAGCTTCACGTCCGCGGCGCGCCCGGAACGCGCCTCGAGGAAACCGAGCACCGCATCGCTCGCATCGAAGACACCATTCGCGAAGTCATCCCGCCGCGCGAAATCGAGACGATGATCGACAACTTGGGCATCCCGTCGAGCGGCATCAACTTGTCGCTCAGCGAAGGCGCGCTCATTTCTTCGGCCGATGGGCAGATCCTGATCTCGCTGAAGAAAGGCCATCAGCCCACGGAAGAGTACGTCCAGAAGCTCCGCGCCAAACTCAACACGTCGTATCCCGAGTCGACGTTCTTCTTTCTCGCGCCGGACATCACGACGCAGGTGTTGAACTTTGGTTTACCCGCGCCGATCAACGTTCGCGTGGTCGGACCGATTGGCAAAGATGAAGAAACGTATGCAATCGCTGAGCAGATTGCGGCAAAGATGAAGAAAATCCCGGGCGCGGTCGATGTGCACCTCGCGCAAGTCGTCAAGCGTCCGCAGCTTCGGATTGAAGTCGATCGCACCATGGCGGATCAAATGGGGCTTTCTCAGCGCGACGTCGCAAGTGATCTTTTGGTCTCGCTATCGTCGAGCGGCGTTGTTTCACCGAGTTACTGGCTCGACAAACGAGGTGTGCAATACCTCGTGGCGGTGCAGACGCCTCAATATGCGATGAGCTCGGTCGATGCGCTCAATGCGACGCCGCTTTCGACGCGTGATGGCGGGCTGCAACTGCTCTCGAACGTCGCGCAAGTCTCGCGCGGTGTCGGACCGGTCAACATCACGCACTACAACGTCGCGCGAACGTACGACGTGCAGGCGAACGTCGAGCGGACCGATCTGGGTTCGGTGTCGAGCGCCGTTACGCGTATGGTCGATGGAATGAAGCCGGACTTGCCGCGCGGCACGAAGGTCAGCGTCACGGGGCAAGTCGACAGCATGGAATCGTCGTTTCGAGGTCTTGGGTATGGGCTGCTTTTCGCGGTGGTTCTCGTGTATTTGCTGATGGTCGTGAATTTCCAATCGTGGCTCGATCCATTCGTCATCCTGATGGCACTTCCGGGCGCCATTGCAGGAATTGCGTGGATGCTCTTTTTGACGCACACGACATTGAGTGTTCCGGCGTTGATGGGAGCGATCATGTGTGTTGGAGTTGCCACGGCGAACAGCATTCTCGTGGTAACGTTTGCCAATGATCAGCGAAAGCTTGGTCGAGACGCTCCGACGGCGGCGCTTGCGGCTGGTATGACGCGTCTTCGTCCGGTATTGATGACGGCGCTCGCGATGATCATTGGCATGTTGCCCATGTCGCTGGGAATTGGTGAAGGCGGCGAGCAAAACGCGCCGCTGGGTCGTGCGGTCATTGGTGGCTTGATTCTGGCCACGGTGACGACGCTCTTTTTCGTGCCGGTGATGTACAGCATTCTTCGCAACAAGGCGCCCAAGACTGATCCGCTGACGGAGTCGTTATGA
- a CDS encoding thrombospondin type 3 repeat-containing protein, whose translation MQWRAAKPYRPEDFMRNRRRAVFSSLAVAGFCAAGVLCLSPKLSWAQQGNRALLFCGDGGSSICGEGTGQLSLALLSAGAAGVDQSTTLSNLPDYRMIFVFVPTTGLQSANLTAITNFYNAGGAIIGISEAAGYSSGINGHMNVLSNALGFGSMFNATEFDSGCPKTGTPVSGHPLMNGVMSFQHAWSASVTGGTLLARGQSNQDILRVQDRFVASADSTMFTDTCTTSPYSQTGNIQFFKNLWNVYATSVDTDNDGIVDDMDNCPTVVNPMQEDNDGDGQGDVCDPDDDNDGVMDVADNCPLVANADQTDTEADGFGDACDPDDDDDSVLDAMDNCPLVANSDQLDTDSDGMGNECDADDDNDMIIDGMDNCPLIANMDQQDTDADGSGDVCDDDDDDDGIVDGMDNCPLLANPDQVDTNGNGQGDVCDDDDDSDGIVDVMDNCPYAPNPNQEDTDGDGIGDACDPDTDGDGVDTGMDNCPMVANPGQEDTDGDGVGDACDDDDDNDGILDNDDDCPTDPDPDCGQGGAGGAGGAGGNGGGAGGAGGDGGRGGEGTGGNTVGEAGGCDCRIDANASPRGPASGVIVVLGAFVAALRRLRRKTG comes from the coding sequence ATGCAGTGGCGTGCTGCAAAGCCTTATCGTCCGGAGGACTTCATGCGTAATCGTCGACGCGCGGTGTTCTCGTCTCTCGCCGTAGCAGGGTTCTGTGCCGCAGGAGTGTTGTGCCTTTCACCGAAGCTCTCGTGGGCGCAGCAGGGCAATCGAGCGCTCCTGTTTTGCGGCGATGGTGGATCGAGCATTTGCGGCGAAGGCACGGGCCAGCTTTCGCTGGCGTTGTTGAGCGCCGGGGCGGCAGGCGTCGATCAGAGCACGACGCTGTCGAATCTCCCCGACTACCGGATGATCTTCGTTTTCGTGCCGACGACCGGGCTGCAATCGGCAAACCTCACGGCGATCACCAATTTCTACAATGCCGGCGGTGCGATTATTGGTATCAGTGAAGCTGCTGGATATAGCAGTGGTATCAATGGCCACATGAACGTGCTTTCGAATGCACTCGGCTTCGGTAGCATGTTCAATGCGACGGAATTCGACAGCGGATGTCCCAAGACGGGCACTCCAGTTTCCGGACACCCGCTCATGAATGGCGTCATGTCGTTCCAGCATGCCTGGTCGGCGTCGGTCACGGGTGGAACGCTGCTTGCGCGCGGTCAATCGAACCAAGACATCTTGCGCGTACAGGACCGATTCGTTGCCAGTGCCGATTCGACGATGTTTACCGATACCTGCACGACGAGTCCGTATTCGCAGACGGGTAACATTCAATTCTTCAAAAATCTGTGGAATGTGTATGCCACGTCTGTCGACACCGACAATGACGGAATCGTCGACGACATGGATAACTGTCCCACGGTTGTCAATCCGATGCAGGAAGACAACGATGGAGACGGTCAAGGCGACGTTTGCGATCCGGACGACGACAACGATGGCGTCATGGATGTGGCGGACAATTGCCCGCTCGTGGCGAATGCCGACCAAACGGACACCGAAGCAGATGGTTTCGGCGACGCGTGCGATCCGGACGACGACGATGACAGCGTGCTCGATGCCATGGACAATTGCCCGCTGGTTGCCAATTCTGATCAATTGGATACGGACTCCGACGGCATGGGGAACGAATGCGACGCCGACGACGACAACGACATGATCATCGACGGCATGGACAATTGCCCGCTCATCGCGAACATGGATCAACAAGATACCGATGCCGATGGATCGGGTGACGTGTGCGATGACGACGACGACGACGACGGCATCGTCGACGGCATGGATAATTGCCCGCTCCTCGCCAATCCCGACCAGGTAGATACGAACGGCAATGGGCAGGGCGACGTGTGCGATGACGACGACGACAGCGACGGCATCGTCGATGTTATGGACAATTGTCCGTACGCGCCAAACCCGAACCAAGAAGATACCGATGGCGATGGCATCGGCGACGCGTGCGATCCGGACACCGACGGTGACGGTGTGGACACCGGGATGGACAATTGTCCAATGGTCGCGAATCCGGGGCAAGAAGACACCGATGGCGACGGAGTCGGCGACGCTTGCGACGATGACGACGACAACGACGGCATCCTCGACAATGACGACGATTGCCCGACCGATCCCGATCCGGACTGTGGGCAAGGTGGCGCCGGTGGTGCTGGCGGCGCTGGTGGCAATGGTGGTGGTGCTGGCGGTGCTGGCGGAGACGGCGGCAGAGGTGGCGAGGGCACTGGCGGCAATACCGTTGGCGAAGCCGGCGGGTGCGATTGCAGAATCGACGCAAATGCTTCGCCTCGCGGACCAGCGTCCGGCGTGATCGTCGTGCTCGGCGCATTCGTCGCTGCATTGCGCCGACTGCGGCGTAAAACCGGCTGA
- a CDS encoding TrkA family potassium uptake protein, with protein sequence MKAKSVLVIGLGRFGTAIVETLWKQGAEVIAVDDDADAVDAVKDKTSASFVGDATNPKVLEGIGAQYVDIAVLTFAEHFEPLVLCAASLKRLGVKEIIARAATDRQADILRTIGVDRVIQLEKEMGTRVGADITTPLAQDLLELASHYRVVPWVAHGVLVGQTLANAAIRRRYSINVLGVRSHAAGVTEGPPKLEIPSPDYVIKDGDTLLLVGENDMMQRFVHEVGD encoded by the coding sequence ATGAAAGCCAAGAGTGTACTCGTGATCGGTCTCGGCCGGTTCGGGACTGCGATTGTCGAGACCCTTTGGAAACAGGGCGCCGAGGTCATTGCAGTCGACGACGACGCGGATGCCGTCGATGCTGTCAAGGACAAAACATCGGCGTCATTCGTTGGTGATGCAACGAACCCCAAGGTCCTCGAGGGGATTGGCGCGCAATACGTCGACATTGCGGTCCTCACATTTGCCGAACATTTCGAGCCGCTGGTGCTCTGCGCCGCATCGTTGAAGCGTCTCGGCGTCAAGGAAATCATCGCGCGCGCGGCGACGGACAGGCAGGCCGACATTTTGCGTACCATCGGCGTCGATCGCGTCATTCAGCTCGAAAAAGAAATGGGGACGCGGGTAGGCGCGGACATTACGACGCCACTCGCGCAAGACTTACTGGAGCTTGCGAGCCATTACCGCGTGGTGCCTTGGGTCGCGCACGGCGTGCTCGTCGGACAAACGCTCGCGAATGCCGCCATTCGTCGGCGCTACAGCATCAACGTCCTTGGCGTCCGCTCGCATGCTGCGGGCGTGACCGAGGGTCCACCGAAACTCGAAATTCCCAGTCCGGACTACGTCATCAAAGACGGCGATACGCTGCTCTTGGTCGGGGAAAACGACATGATGCAGAGGTTCGTGCACGAGGTCGGGGATTGA
- a CDS encoding DUF4339 domain-containing protein — protein sequence MRSIKLLAEAKFAAVGNSDRWYVSDGATAVGPVALELLARGIEEGRVPLESYVRHEAWRVWRPLSEVALVNFPPAADSAAPTPPYHGPMPEMYDATDDVTLPGRPLLPEELHPSDALEGAADMHDALHLLLNAAVLHLVVDVALLHVVGDQGAVVQYAHGPFSRSMIGTQTSFTDPVMALARAGTVIVAEPAPGPAGQALVQRLSQLGVQCEAATMHPIIVGGRLLAVLEVGRKGPQLKASELVLIERLVDTFVSRTDAGAWH from the coding sequence ATGCGATCGATCAAGTTGCTTGCCGAAGCTAAGTTTGCTGCCGTCGGGAATTCCGATCGCTGGTACGTGTCGGATGGGGCGACGGCGGTTGGCCCGGTGGCGCTCGAACTGCTCGCGCGTGGCATCGAAGAAGGCCGAGTGCCGCTCGAAAGCTACGTCAGGCACGAAGCATGGCGCGTTTGGCGACCCCTGTCGGAAGTCGCGCTCGTCAACTTTCCACCCGCCGCAGATTCGGCAGCTCCCACACCACCCTATCACGGCCCCATGCCGGAAATGTACGACGCTACCGACGACGTCACGCTTCCCGGAAGGCCGCTTTTGCCGGAAGAACTGCACCCATCCGATGCGCTCGAAGGTGCGGCGGACATGCATGACGCATTGCACCTTCTGCTCAACGCCGCAGTGCTCCATCTGGTTGTCGACGTTGCCCTTTTGCATGTGGTAGGCGATCAAGGCGCCGTCGTTCAATACGCTCACGGACCTTTTTCTCGCAGCATGATTGGCACGCAAACGAGTTTTACCGATCCCGTCATGGCCCTCGCGCGCGCAGGAACCGTCATCGTCGCCGAACCTGCTCCAGGACCCGCCGGCCAAGCCCTCGTCCAGCGTCTCTCGCAGCTCGGCGTCCAGTGCGAAGCAGCCACGATGCACCCGATCATCGTCGGCGGCCGCCTCCTCGCCGTGCTCGAAGTCGGACGCAAAGGGCCACAACTCAAAGCAAGCGAGCTCGTCCTCATCGAGCGGCTCGTCGACACATTCGTGTCACGAACCGACGCGGGCGCCTGGCATTGA
- a CDS encoding AAA family ATPase: MFTLHATNFRVLRHFCWPLRPGVSVLSGANGSGKTTTLLLLKVLRAAFDRGLPEAISAIGGSHNLRNHEAASDEPIEIGIDVADLSWRVRLVPRGATVDYVSEERLARRDETIVLRDALGNFFYRGERKELGVSAARQLALRWSSDNYPDDQEIECVAEVVRRIQVFYDPDIRGLRESGSKATENRHLHTHGRNVLTMLRDWRDRREDRVRFDFVDRGLRTAFPSVYDGMDFESGQTISARIYRPGDEMPIPIWQEANGVLMMMVHLAEVASADRHGFVAIDEPETAQHPFAIRCFLRAARAWAKQRDVSIVLTTHSPVLLDEFRAEPECISVLERLENRDENTLPVQLDKLHDREWLATYTLGELYVAGEFAANE, encoded by the coding sequence ATGTTCACGCTACACGCCACAAATTTCCGGGTCTTGCGTCATTTCTGCTGGCCTCTTCGTCCAGGTGTTTCTGTCCTGAGCGGTGCCAACGGGAGCGGCAAGACAACGACTCTTCTGCTGCTCAAGGTGCTTCGAGCAGCATTCGATCGAGGTTTACCAGAAGCCATCTCGGCCATTGGTGGCAGTCACAACCTGCGAAACCACGAGGCTGCCAGCGATGAACCGATAGAGATCGGGATTGATGTGGCAGACTTGTCTTGGCGCGTTCGGCTCGTGCCACGTGGTGCGACTGTGGATTACGTATCCGAGGAACGTCTTGCTCGGCGTGATGAGACCATCGTGTTGCGCGATGCGCTTGGAAATTTCTTTTATCGGGGTGAGCGAAAAGAGCTTGGGGTATCCGCCGCAAGGCAGCTTGCGCTGCGATGGAGTTCCGACAACTATCCGGACGATCAAGAAATCGAATGCGTTGCAGAGGTGGTTCGGCGCATTCAGGTCTTTTACGATCCAGACATTCGTGGGTTGCGAGAATCCGGTTCCAAAGCGACCGAAAACCGTCACCTACACACCCATGGCCGGAACGTTCTGACGATGTTGCGTGATTGGCGTGATCGGCGTGAAGACAGAGTGCGATTCGATTTCGTCGATCGCGGACTTCGAACAGCGTTTCCGAGCGTTTATGATGGCATGGATTTCGAGTCGGGCCAGACGATTTCCGCGCGTATTTATCGTCCTGGTGACGAAATGCCAATCCCAATATGGCAGGAGGCCAATGGTGTCCTCATGATGATGGTGCATCTGGCTGAAGTTGCGTCGGCGGATCGTCACGGTTTCGTCGCTATTGACGAGCCGGAGACTGCGCAGCATCCGTTTGCAATTCGATGCTTTCTACGTGCGGCGCGTGCTTGGGCCAAGCAGCGTGACGTATCAATTGTGCTGACGACCCATTCGCCTGTGTTGCTCGACGAGTTTCGTGCCGAACCCGAGTGTATTTCAGTTCTCGAACGCTTGGAAAATCGCGACGAGAATACGCTGCCCGTGCAACTGGACAAATTGCATGATCGTGAGTGGCTTGCAACTTACACGCTAGGCGAGCTTTATGTTGCCGGCGAATTTGCTGCCAACGAATAA
- the cobA gene encoding uroporphyrinogen-III C-methyltransferase: protein MTASSNTPTHLGIVYLVGGGPGDPGLLTLRGAELIATADVILHDELVHPALLDHAKPDADVRFVGKRGADRSSKQAKQIAIEEELVALARAGKRVVRLKGGDPFLFGRGSEEAEALAKAGIPFEVVPGVCSPLGATAYAGFSLTHREHASSVVFVSGTTRAGKLYDFAELASIQGTICVLMGMHNIDAVTRGLLGPGKRAPETPAAVIQWGTWPNQRVVTGRLDEIAEHARAANVGSPGIIVVGAAAARRDDLRWFDKMPLFGKRVLVLRPRDQADDVVNVIRRRGGEALHWPAIEIVPPADATPMQALVQSLGDYDVVVLTSENSVDRLFDTIASEGLDARAFGRAKVAAVGTSTMEALAKRGIRADIVPPEFHGESLAEAILENDSVKRRLSSQLPVRVAFPRARVAREVLPEKLRSAGCEVTLVVAYETKKAGPEKHAALVQMLEQRRVDVILLSASSTADALADALGDRLMELLSGVFVASIGDITTASARKRGIDVAVTAKTSTMEGLVLAVEESLKGF from the coding sequence GTGACTGCTTCTTCCAATACTCCAACACATCTCGGCATCGTCTACCTCGTGGGCGGCGGTCCCGGCGATCCGGGCCTCCTTACTCTGCGCGGCGCGGAGCTCATCGCTACGGCAGACGTGATTCTTCACGACGAGCTCGTTCACCCCGCGCTGCTCGACCATGCCAAACCCGATGCCGACGTGCGATTCGTCGGCAAACGAGGTGCCGACCGGTCGTCGAAACAAGCCAAACAAATCGCCATTGAAGAAGAGCTCGTGGCATTGGCGCGCGCAGGCAAACGCGTCGTGCGCCTGAAAGGTGGCGATCCTTTTCTTTTTGGCCGCGGGTCGGAGGAAGCCGAAGCGCTCGCAAAGGCCGGCATTCCCTTCGAAGTCGTCCCCGGCGTGTGTTCGCCGCTCGGTGCAACGGCCTACGCGGGGTTTTCCTTGACGCACCGAGAGCATGCGTCGAGCGTCGTCTTCGTCAGTGGAACGACGCGCGCGGGTAAACTCTACGATTTTGCAGAATTGGCAAGCATCCAAGGCACCATCTGCGTGCTCATGGGCATGCACAACATCGATGCCGTCACGCGAGGGCTCCTTGGCCCAGGAAAACGCGCCCCGGAAACGCCTGCCGCCGTCATTCAATGGGGCACATGGCCGAATCAACGCGTCGTCACGGGGAGGCTCGACGAAATTGCCGAACATGCTCGAGCGGCAAACGTCGGCAGTCCCGGCATTATCGTCGTCGGAGCGGCAGCAGCTCGACGCGACGACTTGCGCTGGTTCGATAAGATGCCGCTCTTCGGCAAACGAGTGCTCGTCTTGCGTCCACGCGATCAAGCCGATGACGTCGTGAACGTGATACGTCGTCGCGGAGGCGAAGCGTTGCATTGGCCGGCCATCGAAATCGTACCTCCCGCAGATGCTACACCCATGCAAGCGTTGGTGCAATCGCTCGGGGATTACGACGTCGTGGTTTTGACGAGCGAAAACAGCGTGGATCGCCTTTTCGATACGATTGCATCCGAAGGACTCGATGCGCGCGCTTTCGGCCGCGCCAAAGTTGCGGCCGTGGGAACGAGCACGATGGAAGCTTTGGCGAAACGCGGCATCCGAGCGGACATCGTGCCTCCGGAATTCCACGGCGAAAGCTTGGCAGAAGCCATTTTGGAAAATGACTCCGTCAAGCGACGTTTGTCGTCCCAATTGCCCGTTCGCGTCGCGTTTCCCAGGGCGCGTGTGGCGCGTGAAGTGCTCCCGGAAAAACTCCGATCAGCCGGGTGCGAAGTGACGCTCGTCGTCGCCTACGAAACGAAAAAGGCAGGCCCGGAAAAACATGCAGCGCTCGTGCAAATGCTCGAACAGCGGCGCGTGGACGTGATTTTGCTGTCTGCGTCGAGCACCGCGGATGCGCTCGCGGATGCGCTGGGTGATCGATTAATGGAATTGCTTTCTGGAGTTTTCGTGGCAAGCATCGGCGACATCACCACAGCGAGCGCCCGTAAACGCGGAATCGATGTGGCCGTCACGGCAAAAACGAGCACCATGGAAGGGCTCGTCCTGGCCGTCGAAGAGTCGCTCAAAGGATTCTGA
- a CDS encoding nitroreductase family protein, which translates to MTRTLEHPADPQFIRRTSPRAMNGEPLTLGELLPLFEAARWAPSCANSQPWRFVFALAGTPAFDALFATLASGNQAWVNRAGALVLVCANTIMPDGKPSPTPAFDAGAAWMSFALQGSSSGLVVHGMAGFDAARARDAAHVPEDHLVIMMIAVGKPGKVEDLPERYRAREVPTPRQSVESFIIEGSFRADKSTG; encoded by the coding sequence ATGACGCGAACGCTCGAACATCCCGCCGATCCCCAATTCATTCGTCGCACGTCACCTCGAGCAATGAACGGCGAGCCGCTTACGCTCGGCGAGCTATTGCCGCTTTTCGAGGCTGCGCGATGGGCCCCGTCGTGTGCCAACAGCCAGCCGTGGCGCTTTGTTTTTGCGCTCGCGGGCACGCCCGCTTTCGACGCGCTCTTTGCGACGCTGGCGTCCGGAAATCAGGCGTGGGTGAACCGGGCCGGAGCATTGGTGCTCGTTTGTGCGAATACCATCATGCCCGATGGAAAGCCTTCGCCGACGCCTGCATTCGATGCGGGGGCGGCGTGGATGAGTTTTGCGCTGCAAGGCAGCTCCTCGGGGCTCGTCGTCCACGGCATGGCCGGTTTCGATGCCGCGCGTGCGCGTGACGCAGCGCACGTGCCCGAGGACCACTTGGTCATCATGATGATTGCCGTGGGAAAGCCGGGTAAAGTCGAGGACTTACCGGAACGCTATCGAGCGCGTGAGGTGCCGACGCCGCGTCAATCGGTCGAATCATTCATCATCGAAGGTTCATTTCGCGCAGATAAATCAACAGGCTGA